The Benincasa hispida cultivar B227 chromosome 9, ASM972705v1, whole genome shotgun sequence genome has a segment encoding these proteins:
- the LOC120086098 gene encoding vicianin hydrolase-like has protein sequence MTAAYNAPVLLITVIARLLLVGLWAPAEVRPSVEPSHSSVPFNRSSFPAGFIFGAGSAAYQLEGAASKDGRGPSIWDTFTKNHPEKIWDHSSGEIATDFYHRYKEDIKIMKLMGLDSFRFSISWSRILPKGKLRGGVNPLGVKFYNNVINELLANGIVPYVTLFHWDLPQALEDEYGGFLSPKVVDDYREYVDLCFKLFGDRVKYWVTLNEPYSYSANGYNGGTFAPGRCSNYVGNCTAGNSATEPYIVAHHLLLSHSAAVKLYKQKYQKKQKGQIGITLVTHWFRPKRNTPASQRAAYRALDFFLGWFMHPITYGDYPKSMRQYVGDRLPKFSVAESKSIKGSFDFLGLNYYTGNYADDVPFSNSPNKSYSSDMHVSLSTEKDGVLIGPATGLNWLYIYPEGIRLLLKYIKAQYKNPTIYITENGMAYSDNSTQPIKEALKDGTRIRYHHAHLASLLEAIKEGVKVKGYYAWTLLDDFEWDAGYTVRFGLVYVDFRHKLARYLKYSAYWLKRFLLH, from the exons ATGACGGCGGCGTATAATGCTCCGGTGCTTCTGATAACGGTGATCGCGCGGCTATTGCTAGTGGGGCTTTGGGCGCCGGCGGAAGTACGCCCTTCTGTGGAGCCGAGTCATAGCTCAGTTCCATTCAACCGGAGCAGTTTTCCGGCAGGGTTTATCTTCGGAGCTGGCTCCGCCGCTTATcag TTAGAAGGAGCAGCAAGTAAAGATGGAAGAGGTCCAAGTATTTGGGATACTTTCACCAAGAACCACCCAg AAAAAATTTGGGATCATAGCAGTGGTGAAATAGCTACCGATTTCTACCATCGTTATAAG GAGgatataaaaataatgaaactgaTGGGGCTGGACTCTTTCAGATTCTCCATATCTTGGTCTAGAATTTTGCCAA agGGAAAACTTCGTGGAGGTGTGAATCCACTCGGCGTGAAATTCTACAACAATGTCATCAACGAACTCCTTGCCAATG GAATAGTGCCATATGTCACTTTGTTTCACTGGGATCTCCCTCAAGCACTCGAAGATGAGTACGGAGGATTTCTAAGTCCCAAAGTTGT GGATGATTATCGGGAATACGTGGATTTGTGCTTCAAATTATTCGGCGATCGGGTCAAGTATTGGGTAACCTTAAACGAACCATATTCGTATAGCGCTAATGGGTACAACGGCGGCACATTCGCTCCCGGAAGATGCTCCAACTACGTCGGAAATTGCACTGCCGGTAACTCCGCCACCGAGCCCTACATCGTCGCCCACCATCTTCTTCTCTCCCACTCCGCCGCCGTCAAACTCTACAAGCAAAAGTATCAG AAAAAGCAGAAGGGGCAAATTGGAATCACATTGGTGACTCACTGGTTTAGGCCCAAACGAAACACACCAGCTTCGCAAAGAGCGGCGTATCGAGCTCTTGATTTCTTCTTGGGATG GTTTATGCATCCGATTACTTATGGCGACTACCCGAAATCAATGCGCCAGTACGTCGGTGATAGGTTGCCGAAATTCTCCGTTGCAGAGTCGAAAAGCATTAAAGGATCGTTTGATTTTCTTGGACTGAATTACTACACTGGGAATTATGCTGATGATGTGCCTTTCTCAAATTCGCCCAACAAAAGCTATAGTTCTGATATGCACGTCTCACTTTCTA CTGAGAAAGACGGTGTTCTAATCGGACCAGCG ACTGGTTTGAACTGGCTTTACATCTACCCAGAGGGCATTCGTCTACTATTGAAATATATAAAAGCACAGTACAAAAACCCAACTATTTACATCACTGAGAATG GTATGGCTTATTCAGACAATAGTACACAACCAATTAAGGAAGCTTTGAAAGATGGAACAAGAATCAGATACCACCATGCTCATCTTGCATCTCTTCTTGAAGCTATTAA GGAAGGTGTGAAAGTAAAGGGATATTACGCATGGACATTGTTGGATGACTTCGAATGGGATGCAGGCTACACAGTGCGGTTCGGCCTCGTCTACGTTGATTTCAGGCACAAATTGGCAAGGTACCTCAAGTATTCTGCTTACTGGTTGAAGCGGTTCCTTCTCCATTGA
- the LOC120086099 gene encoding uroporphyrinogen-III C-methyltransferase yields MARFCDLQSLSSSFSSHPTIPRSPNFKPISSFHCTSSSSSSSSPFTEKHSIKRYQRDDWLYKNQPDQTSVTSLCSIPYDSESIRQNDIALQLPELKKLLQVLREKRVSSGCNDGKCGPGNVFLVGTGPGDPELLTLKAVKVIQSADLLLYDRLVSNDVLDLVGSDARLLYVGKTAGYHSRTQEEIHELLLNFAEAGATVVRLKGGDPLVFGRGGEEMDFLQQQGIQVKIVPGITAASGIAAELGIPLTHRGVATSVRFLTGHSRKGGTDPLFVAENAADPDSTLVVYMGLSTLPSLALKLMHHGLPPDTPAAAVERGTTPQQRTVFAQLKDLADEIRAAELVSPTLIVIGKVVSLSPYWSLSSNEASSLVEA; encoded by the exons ATGGCTCGTTTTTGCGACCTTCAATCGCTTTCCTCTTCATTTTCGTCTCACCCAACAATACCCAGGTCCCCAAATTTCAAACCCATTTCCTCTTTTCACTGCACCTCCTCatcatcttcctcttcttccccATTTacagagaaacactccatcaaGAGATACCAAAGAGACGATTGGCTGTACAAGAATCAACCGGACCAGACTTCTGTTACTTCATTGTGTTCTATTCCATATGATTCTGAGTCCATACGGCAGAATGACATTGCCTTGCAGCTGCCGGAGCTCAAGAAATTGCTGCAGGTGCTGAGGGAGAAAAGGGTAAGTAGTGGATGCAATGATGGAAAATGTGGGCCTGGGAATGTGTTTTTGGTTGGAACTGGCCCTGGTGATCCGGAGCTTTTGACATTGAAGGCGGTGAAAGTGATTCAGAGTGCTGATTTGCTTTTGTATGATCGATTGGTTTCTAATGATGTGTTGGATTTGGTGGGTTCTGATGCTAGGCTTCTCTATGTGGGAAAGACTGCAGGTTACCATAGCAGAACCCAG GAGGAGATTCATGAGTTACTTTTGAACTTTGCTGAAGCTGGAGCTACAGTTGTGAGGCTTAAAGGAGGAGACCCTCTT gtgtttggaaGGGGTGGGGAGGAGATGGATTTCTTGCAACAACAAGGGATTCAAGTAAAAATTGTTCCTG GTATAACTGCTGCTTCAGGTATAGCAGCTGAATTGGGAATTCCTTTGACACACAGGGGCGTTGCAACGAGCGTCAGGTTCCTCACTGGTCACTCTAGAAAGGGTGGAACCGATCCCTTATTTGTAGCGGAAAATGCAGCTgatccagattcaactttggTGGTATACATGGGTCTATCAACTCTTCCATCTCTGGCCCTTAAGTTGATGCATCATGGTCTGCCTCCTGATACCCCAGCCGCTGCTGTTGAACGAGGGACAACACCCCAACAAAGAACG GTTTTTGCTCAACTGAAGGATCTTGCCGATGAAATCAGAGCAGCAGAGTTGGTTTCACCTACTTTAATTGTCATTGGAAAAGTTGTCTCTCTCTCACCATATTGGTCTCTTTCTTCCAATGAAGCCTCCAGTCTGGTGGAAGCTTAA